Proteins encoded by one window of Lepisosteus oculatus isolate fLepOcu1 chromosome 18, fLepOcu1.hap2, whole genome shotgun sequence:
- the LOC138224107 gene encoding uncharacterized protein isoform X1, with translation MMTPCSSHCYRGRGLDWGSPSVSLPVCTGRCQDQIPRAAPAGQGAMTIGKSAGRSVRMSSRRSRAYGRLQEAEAERESGRRSGQEAPEPGVFHFNRGMLEDDGGAALLRAGPERRSSRWRRESKRKDPTGPGLTGSAAGVPADAGADWPAVAAVTAPPQPALVHFGEREEADDRSLIAGRKRSERAGPGEGAEAKKLAKPSALKRYRKAIDSAFRRGWETFIANLYNVTLTPISSPSPSSSPPPRPARLSRTASALVEYR, from the exons ATGATGACGCCCTGCTCCTCCCACTGTTACAGAGGGAGAGGTCTGGACTGGGGCTCACCCTCTGTCTCACTGCCCGTGTGCACAGGCAGGTGTCAGGACCAGATACCAAGAGCTGCCCCAGCCGGACAAG GAGCCATGACCATCGGGAAGAGCGCGGGCAGGTCCGTCCGGATGAGCTCCCGGAGATCCAGGGCGTACGGGCGACTGCAGGAGGCGGAGGCCGAGAGGGAGAGCGGGCGGCGTTCCGGGCAGGAAGCTCCGGAGCCGGGGGTTTTCCACTTCAACCGCGGCATGCTGGAGGACGACGGCGGCGCCGCGCTCCTGAGGGCCGGGCCGGAGCGCCGGAGCAGCCGGTGGCGCCGGGAATCCAAGAGGAAAGACCCCACCGGCCCAG GTCTCACCGGGAGCGCCGCTGGGGTGCCGGCGGACGCGGGCGCAGACTGGCCGGCCGTCGCCGCGGTGACCGCCCCCCCCCAGCCTGCGCTCGTCCACTTCGGGGAGCGAGAGGAGGCCGACGACCGGAGTCTGATCGCGGGGAGGAAGAGGAGCGAGAGAGCCGGGCCGGGGGAGGGGGCAGAGGCGAAGAAGCTGGCCAAGCCAAGCGCCCTGAAGAGATACAGAAAG GCCATCGACAGTGCCTTCCGCCGAGGCTGGGAGACCTTCATCGCCAACCTGTACAACGTCACCCTGACGCCCATCTCGTCTCCGTCGCCCTCCTCGTCCCCGCCCCCGCGCCCCGCGCGGCTGTCCCGGACCGCCTCTGCGCTGGTGGAGTACCGCTGa
- the LOC138224107 gene encoding uncharacterized protein isoform X2 — MTIGKSAGRSVRMSSRRSRAYGRLQEAEAERESGRRSGQEAPEPGVFHFNRGMLEDDGGAALLRAGPERRSSRWRRESKRKDPTGPGLTGSAAGVPADAGADWPAVAAVTAPPQPALVHFGEREEADDRSLIAGRKRSERAGPGEGAEAKKLAKPSALKRYRKAIDSAFRRGWETFIANLYNVTLTPISSPSPSSSPPPRPARLSRTASALVEYR; from the exons ATGACCATCGGGAAGAGCGCGGGCAGGTCCGTCCGGATGAGCTCCCGGAGATCCAGGGCGTACGGGCGACTGCAGGAGGCGGAGGCCGAGAGGGAGAGCGGGCGGCGTTCCGGGCAGGAAGCTCCGGAGCCGGGGGTTTTCCACTTCAACCGCGGCATGCTGGAGGACGACGGCGGCGCCGCGCTCCTGAGGGCCGGGCCGGAGCGCCGGAGCAGCCGGTGGCGCCGGGAATCCAAGAGGAAAGACCCCACCGGCCCAG GTCTCACCGGGAGCGCCGCTGGGGTGCCGGCGGACGCGGGCGCAGACTGGCCGGCCGTCGCCGCGGTGACCGCCCCCCCCCAGCCTGCGCTCGTCCACTTCGGGGAGCGAGAGGAGGCCGACGACCGGAGTCTGATCGCGGGGAGGAAGAGGAGCGAGAGAGCCGGGCCGGGGGAGGGGGCAGAGGCGAAGAAGCTGGCCAAGCCAAGCGCCCTGAAGAGATACAGAAAG GCCATCGACAGTGCCTTCCGCCGAGGCTGGGAGACCTTCATCGCCAACCTGTACAACGTCACCCTGACGCCCATCTCGTCTCCGTCGCCCTCCTCGTCCCCGCCCCCGCGCCCCGCGCGGCTGTCCCGGACCGCCTCTGCGCTGGTGGAGTACCGCTGa